One window of the Primulina eburnea isolate SZY01 chromosome 18, ASM2296580v1, whole genome shotgun sequence genome contains the following:
- the LOC140819034 gene encoding uncharacterized protein, producing MKLFGRFRKIIMRFIFPVHSRSGSPAAASGAAVAVAVPRRSSCDSRTSCSNSLSNLYSSDSHYNEAIADCIEFFNKSSYDMV from the coding sequence ATGAAACTCTTCGGCCGGTTTCGCAAGATTATAATGCGGTTCATCTTCCCGGTCCATTCCAGAAGCGGGTCTCCGGCGGCAGCATCAGGGGCGGCCGTGGCGGTGGCGGTTCCGAGGAGGAGTTCTTGTGACAGCAGGACTTCGTGCAGTAACAGCTTGTCTAATCTCTACTCGTCGGATTCACACTACAATGAGGCGATTGCGGATTGCATCGAGTTTTTTAACAAGTCATCTTATGATATGGTGTAG